The Podospora pseudocomata strain CBS 415.72m chromosome 1 map unlocalized CBS415.72m_1, whole genome shotgun sequence genome has a segment encoding these proteins:
- a CDS encoding uncharacterized protein (COG:S; EggNog:ENOG503NZR7), with protein sequence MSSIHTIYPSSVPDTTTRRRDRIDEPRRPHQQPQQQPQQQLHFQQYQLQGAPSTPSKNSHLSAYPSPQQQYSSPSLNVNTPAESESTLSVHYQSSEFSEVDDPFFGASFNSIGGSPSFLVDDSLDSFLVDQQTSQSNISTSSQHVPQAGAVTFPLSPDKTPSLSTASPHADGKSEFATFPDLSQPSIGPHELSLTAQSSSVDLTPRTSNSEESSDSGLAPAASIMHSHSPRVTVSHWEQDNNVGSYEFNTSQQAVHEAEPSPTVRDLSGRWANQSTGPSGLDPARRPNVEVPSMNELALDRDREQQNRRVDSWLQKHTARTTPSEFVPVMPQDANTNVPDREIEVSETQNVLKPGQTYYNENAAGGLTEEDVDFIRQNRNWADGPMVSSISSTRHQPETAQAAIARYTRMCDNESVVSRAATWGTRRRSLPSIFDYDVQATTNLFKKLSLSRGDSSRRPSIIGVMRDKLTRKPSVNNSKRSRGVENDDASSGGTDTSFERRDSQVKLAPPSPTPWNRKNSVPSINTALVAMGGSVAAIGTTHARSGSLSATPVHSPVVRSPSTLSVKKPLMNRLRSKSENQPPGIVDMWKMTGGPPVSNLGNAKSNAGDLDDDDDEEDDGFEEGDKTESTKLIDDITPNMAGFKDHVLKLNPQLSTVNTYLVERIAHQQIIRYKGLLNSRVKHIQAVKAQNCNCGSMCIALGGSANILNAGGTDPLSARFDGSDGEITPLEGAINQESFPQDIPMPPTSTLPAEFECQLCFTSKKFQKPSDWTKHVHEDVQPFTCTWDRCRDPKIFKRKADWVRHENEGHRHLEWWTCDVEDCRHICYRRDNFLQHLVREHKFTEPKVKTKAAIKRAGGNDPTWQRVEACHKETTALPQQEPCRFCGKTFPTWKKLTVHLAKHMEQISLPILKLVAKKDLDEDTIISPVQDPPPRQFPPTFNTQTQWDRSPVGQGPMVRQQGPMPVYTNAPLPGQFVYHHAIPQQQQFYPQHHSDFSDLAQSMGQTNLNMQPVGHHPVTGFTSLNTPAFGGGLPVTTSPYMSTPPNNYVSTPEIEPFPAMPAMSMNALGLQDPSAGVQMGYGGNMLDIHATGPEHQFTPQGSVSPFSHSPHQPQGPFYHPQ encoded by the exons ATGTCTTCGATTCACACCATATACCCCTCATCCGTCCCTGACACCACCACACGCCGCCGGGACCGGATTGATGAACCCCGCAGacctcaccag caaccacaacagcaaccgcaacaacaacttcACTTTCAGCAATATCAACTTCAAGGCGCCCCGTCGACGCCAAGTAAGAACAGCCATCTCTCGGCATACCCATCGCCCCAACAGCAGtactcctcgccctccctaAACGTCAACACCCCTGCCGAGTCCGAGTCCACCCTCAGTGTTCACTACCAGTCGAGCGAGTTCAGCGAAGTTGACGATCCCTTCTTTGGCGCGAGTTTCAATAGCATTGGCGGCTCCCCTTCTTTCTTGGTGGACGATAGCTTGGATTCGTTTCTTGTCGACCAACAGACATCTCAGTCCAACATTTCGACTAGCTCGCAACATGTGCCACAGGCTGGCGCGGTCACCTTTCCTCTGAGTCCCGACAAGACCCCTTCACTATCCACGGCTTCACCCCACGCAGACGGGAAAAGCGAGTTTGCAACATTTCCTGACCTGTCTCAGCCATCGATTGGGCCACACGAGCTCTCACTTACAGCACAGTCGTCTTCTGTCGACTTGACTCCAAGAACAAGCAACAGTGAGGAGTCAAGCGACAGCGGCCTTGCCCCAGCAGCTTCCATTATGCATAGTCATAGTCCGCGAGTCACAGTCTCCCATTGGGAACAAGACAACAATGTCGGGTCATATGAGTTCAACACCAGCCAGCAGGCAGTGCATGAGGCCGAGCCATCTCCCACTGTCCGTGATCTCTCGGGCCGATGGGCGAATCAGTCTACAGGCCCGAGCGGTTTGGACCCAGCTCGTCGACCAAACGTCGAGGTCCCGAGCATGAATGAGCTGGCTTTAGATCGTGACCGGGAACAGCAAAACAGAAGGGTTGACAGTTGGCTGCAGAAGCATACTGCCCGAACAACACCTTCAGAGTTCGTGCCTGTCATGCCTCAGGATGCCAACACCAATGTTCCCGATCGCGAGATTGAAGTATCAGAGACGCAGAATGTGCTAAAACCTGGCCAAACGTACTACAACGAGAACGCCGCGGGTGGTTTGACGGAAGAGGATGTCGATTTCATTCGACAGAATCGCAACTGGGCTGATGGACCCATGGTATCGTCCATTTCTTCCACTCGGCACCAGCCCGAGACCGCTCAAGCCGCGATTGCGAGATATACGCGGATGTGCGATAACGAGTCGGTTGTATCTCGAGCAGCAACATGGGGGACACGGCGACGCAGTTTACCTAGCATCTTTGATTATGATGTGCAGGCGACCACAAACCTCTTCAAGAAGCTCTCGCTGAGCCGAGGTGATAGCAGTCGACGACCGAGCATCATTGGGGTCATGCGCGACAAGCTCACCCGGAAACCAAGTGTCAACAATAGCAAGCGGTCTCGTGGCGTTGAAAACGATGATGCAAGCTCTGGGGGAACCGACACATCTTTTGAGCGAAGAGACAGCCAGGTGAAGCTCGCACCACCAAGCCCCACCCCATGGAACAGAAAGAACAGTGTTCCAAGCATCAACACGGCGCTTGTTGCCATGGGGGGAAGTGTGGCAGCCATTGGGACCACACATGCCCGATCCGGCTCCCTCAGCGCCACTCCTGTCCACTCTCCAGTCGTGAGGAGCCCGAGCACGCTGAGCGTCAAGAAGCCCTTGATGAACCGATTGAGAAGCAAGTCAGAGAACCAACCGCCTGGCATTGTCGACATGTGGAAGATGACCGGTGGGCCGCCGGTTTCCAACCTTGGGAATGCCAAGTCGAATGCTGGTGAtttggatgacgatgatgacgaggaagatgacggatttgaagaaggcgacaAGACGGAGTCAACCAAGCTCATTGAtgacatcacccccaacatGGCGGGCTTCAAGGACCACGTTCTCAAGTTGAATCCTCAACTGAGTACCGTCAACACCTATCTGGTCGAACGTATCGCCCACCAGCAGATCATCCGGTACAAGGGCCTCCTCAACTCTCGGGTAAAGCACATCCAGGCTGTCAAAGCACAAAACTGCAACTGCGGTAGCATGTGCATTGCACTCGGAGGCAGTGCCAATATCCTCAACGCCGGCGGTACCGACCCCCTGTCTGCCAGGTTTGACGGTTCGGATGGAGAAATCACGCCGCTAGAGGGCGCGATCAATCAGGAGAGCTTCCCTCAAGACATCCCCATGCCTCCTACCAGCACACTGCCTGCCGAGTTTGAGTGTCAGCTGTGTTTCACGTCAAAGAAGTTCCAGAAGCCTTCTGACTGGACCAAACATGTCCATGAAGATGTCCAGCCGTTTACCTGCACCTGGGACCGATGCAGAGACCCCAAGATCTTCAAGAGAAAGGCAGACTGGGTCCGCCACGAGAACGAAGGTCATCGGCACCTGGAGTGGTGGACGTGCGACGTTGAGGACTGCCGTCATATCTGCTACCGCCGTGACAACTTCCTTCAACACTTGGTTCGCGAGCACAAGTTTACTGAGCCCAAGGTGAAGACCAAGGCGGCCATCAAACGGGCAGGTGGTAACGACCCCACCTGGCAAAGAGTCGAGGCTTGTCACAAAGAGACCACTGCTTTGCCTCAACAAGAACCATGCCGCTTCTGTGGCAAGACGTTCCCGACCTGGAAGAAGTTGACTGTCCACTTGGCCAAGCACATGGAGCAGATCAGCTTGCCGATTCTCAAGCTGGTAGCCAAGAAGGATCTCGACGAGGATACCATCATCAGTCCTGTCCAAGATCCGCCACCGCGGCAGTTTCCTCCCACATTCAACACCCAAACCCAGTGGGATCGATCTCCGGTTGGCCAGGGGCCAATGGTCCGTCAACAAGGCCCAATGCCAGTATATACGAATGCGCCGCTCCCTGGCCAGTTTGTCTACCATCACGCTAtacctcagcaacaacagttttaccctcaacaccacagcgATTTTAGTGATCTCGCTCAGAGCATGGGTCAGACCAATCTCAACATGCAACCGGTCGGACACCACCCCGTCACTGGCTTCACTAGCCTCAACACGCCCGCCTTTGGCGGCGGACTTCCCGTCACCACAAGCCCTTACATGTCAACGCCGCCAAACAATTATGTGTCTACTCCAGAGATAGAGCCCTTTCCCGCCATGCCAGCCATGTCGATGAACGCTCTGGGGCTGCAAGATCCCAGCGCGGGGGTCCAGATGGGGTATGGGGGTAACATGCTTGATATTCATGCGACTGGGCCTGAACATCAGTTTACACCCCAGGGTTCAGTGTCACCGTTTTCTCACTCgccacaccaaccccaggGGCCGTTTTACCACCCTCAGTGA
- the CBH1_2 gene encoding Exoglucanase 1 (CAZy:GH7; EggNog:ENOG503NVUF; COG:G) — MYRSAAFLTFASLVLGQQVGTYTAERHPSMPIQVCTAPGQCTRESTEVVLDANWRWTHITNGYTNCYTGNEWNATACPDGATCAKNCAVDGADYSGTYGITTPSSGALRLQFVKKNDNGQNVGSRVYLMASSDKYKLFNLLNKEFTFDVDVSKLPCGLNGAVYFSEMLEDGGLKSFSGNKAGAKYGTGYCDSQCPQDIKFINGEANVEGWGGADGNSGTGKYGICCAEMDIWEANSDATAYTPHVCSVNEQTRCEGVDCGAGSDRYNSICDKDGCDFNSYRLGNREFYGPGKTVDTTRPFTIVTQFVTDDGTDSGNLKSIHRYYVQDGNVIPNSVTEVAGVDQTNFISEGFCEQQKSAFGDNNYFGQLGGMKAMGESLKKMVLVLSIWDDHAVNMNWLDSIFPNDADPEQPGVARGRCDPADGVPATIEAAHPDAYVIYSNIKFGAINSTFTAN; from the exons ATGTACCGCTCAGCAGCTTTCCTCACCTTTGCCAGCCTCGTGCTTGGGCAACAAGTTGGCACCTACACAGCTGAGCGCCATCCTTCTATGCCTATCCAAGTGTGCACTGCACCGGGCCAATGCACAAGGGAGAGCACGGAGGTGGTCCTTGAT GCCAACTGGCGCTGGACACACATCACAAACGGCTACACCAACTGCTACACCGGCAACGAGTGGAACGCAACCGCCTGCCCAGACGGAGCCACCTGCGCGAAGAACTGCGCCGTCGACGGCGCCGACTACAGCGGCACCtacggcatcaccaccccttcgTCCGGAGCCCTGAGGCTCCAGTTTGTCAAGAAGAACGACAACGGCCAGAATGTCGGCTCCAGAGTCTACCTCATGGCCAGCTCGGACAAGTACAAGctgttcaacctcctcaacaaggAATTCACCTTTGACGTGGACGTCTCCAAGCTCCCGTGCGGGTTGAACGGCGCCGTGTACTTTAGCGAGATgctcgaggatggtgggCTCAAGTCTTTCAGCGGGAACAAGGCCGGTGCCAAGTATGGCACTGGGTATTGCGACTCTCAATGCCCGCAGGATATCAAGTTTATCAATGGCGAG gCAAACGTCGAAGGCTGGGGCGGAGCCGACGGCAACTCAGGCACAGGCAAATACGGCATCTGCTGCGCGGAAATGGACATCTGGGAAGCAAACTCGGACGCGACAGCCTACACCCCGCACGTCTGCTCCGTCAACGAGCAGACCCGCTGCGAGGGCGTCGACTGCGGCGCCGGCAGCGACAGGTACAACTCCATCTGCGACAAGGACGGCTGCGACTTCAACTCCTACCGCCTCGGCAACAGGGAGTTTTACGGCCCCGGCAAGACGGTCGACACGACCAGGCCCTTCACCATCGTCACCCAGTTTGTCACCGACGACGGGACTGACAGTGGCAACTTGAAGAGTATCCATCGGTATTACGTCCAGGATGGGAATGTGATTCCTAATTCTGTCACCGAGGTTGCGGGGGTGGACCAGACGAATTTTATCAGTGAGGGTTTCTGCGAGCAGCAGAAGAGTGCGTTTGGGGATAATAATTATTTTGGGCAGCTGGGGGGGATGAAGGCTATGGGGGAGAgcttgaagaagatggtgttggtttTGAGTATTTGGGATGATCA TGCTGTGAACATGAACTGGCTCGACAGCATCTTCCCCAACGATGCTGACCCGGAGCAGCCAGGTGTTGCTCGCGGGAGGTGCGATCCTGCTGATGGAGTGCCGGCGACGATTGAGGCTGCTCATCCGGATGCGTATGTTATTTACTCCAACATCAAGTTTGGGGCTATCAACTCGACTTTCACTGCCAATTAG